The window GTGGTACTTGACCGTCGCCTGCTCAATGAACTGACGCAGCACTTGCCCGCTTCGCTTGAGGTCAACCGTCACGCCATCGTAGTCAGGGCTGTTCGGCTTCTGGGTGAACCACTGATAACGACCTTCCTGCAACGTCACCGGTGCGCGCACCGACAGGTAGTTGTAGTCCTTGGGCAGCGCGAAATTGATCCCGAACAGGTCCAGTTCATTACTGCCATACCCGTGCATGAAGATCACCAGTGGCCGGTCCTCGGTATCGGCGTGGGTCTGGGCGACGTATTTGAGCGGCAGATCGGTCTGCAACGGCAGAGCGGCCTGGGCAAACCCGGTGACTGCAAACAGCAGCGCGGCGAACATTTTCAGCATCGGTCATGACCTCTAAAGTGCGTTATCCGCTCAATCGGACAACGCATAGTCCCTGTCATTCGCCGCGCCGTTTGCAGGGCTGTTAAAAATCACCGATCGGCTGGTTCGCTCGGCCGGGCTTCAACAGCTGCATCTGCTGGCGATAGTCATCGGTCACCTGTCGCGACTGGCTGCTGCTGGTGATGACCCGTGGGGTAATCAACACGATCAGCTCGGTGCGAGCCTTGGATTTGCTGGTGGTGCCGAACAACCAGCGCAAGCCGGGGATTTTGCCCAGGTACGGCACCGACGAACCGTTTTCGGCGTTGTCCTGTTTGATCAAGCCACCGAGCAACACGGTCTGCCCGCTTTGCACCGCGACCTGAGTGGAAACGGAACGGGTCGAGATATTCGGGTTGGTCTGGTTGCCGGAGATCGACGTCAAATCGGCGTTGCTGACCTGCTGCTGAATGTCCATGTACACCAGGCCACCCGGATTGATCCGTGGCACCACATCCAGGATTACCCCGGTCTGCACGTATTCCACGCTGCTCAACGTAGTGTTGGAGACGTTGGTGTTGACTGTGGTCTGGCTGATCGGGATGTTGTCGCCGACCTGAATCTGTGCCTGCTGGTTGTTCATGACCACCAGCGACGGTGCCGATAGCACTTGGGTGCGGCCGTTGGTTTCCAGCGCTTTGAGTGCAACTTGCAAGTTGCTGCTGACGAATGAATAGAACAGCGACGAACTCCCCAGCGCCGCGCCGCCCGCACCTAACGCGCCCTGACTGCCAGGGGTGTTTTCAATATTGGTGGTGCTGGAGTTTCCGGCCAGTCGGCCCAGGTACCACTGCACGCCCAGATCCAGTTCGCCGCTGAGGTTGACCTCAAGAATCCGGGTTTCGATCTGCACTTGCAGCGGCACGTTGTCCAGGCGCTTGATGGCTGATTCTATTTCTTTCCACTGCGCCGGACGGGTGCGCACCAGCAACTGGTTGCTGCTCTTCTGCGCGGTGATACGGGTGCTGGCGTCGATACCTTTGGACGCGTTTGGCGAGCCACCCTGCTCTGCACCGCCGTCGGCTTCGCTGTCCATGCCTTCATCGCTGCCTTCGGCCTCGGCGTCCTGCTCTTCATCGACCGACGCATTCTGATTGCCGCCCATGCCCATGCCGCCGGCGCTGTTCATCCCGCCGCCCATGCCGCCGCCCATGCCATTGCTGAGCCCGCCATTACCGCCCATGCCGCCTGAACTGCTGTTGGAACTGAGCGACGACAGCGAACGTGTGCGCAGGCCGGGGGCAACCTTAGCCGCTGAATCATCTTTGATAGCGCCGGTACCGTAGATCTGGCGCAAGTATTTGGCCAGGTCCGTGGCCTTCATGTTGCGCACGTCGTACACGTACATCTGCGGCTCGTTACCACCGCCCTCGTCAATGGTGTGGATCCACTCGCCGACTTCGCGCAGGTATTCGGGCTGCGAAGAAATCGCCACCACCGAGTTGGTCCGCTCGATCGGCAGGAAACGCACCATGCCTGCCAACGGCATGCCGCTGTCCGGGCCGAACATTTTCTGCAGCTCGGGCATCAGTTCACCGACCGATGCACGTTGCAGACCGAACACCCCGACCGACATGCCTTTGAGCCAGTCAACGTCGAAGGTGTCGATGGTGTCCTGATAGTTGGCCAGCTCATCCGGCGTACCGGACATGCTCAAGACGTTGCGGGCCGGGTCCACCAGCAGGAAGGCGTTTTCCCGGGCGAACGGCTTGAGCAGTTTCTGCATCTCTGTGGCCGAGATATAGCGCAGCGGGAACAGCCGTGCCGACATGCCTGCCGCAGGCTGGGACACTGTCATTTCAGGCACCAGCTTGCCTGCCACGGCCTGATTGGCGGGCAGGATCACATAGCGGTCGCCCTGCTTGATCATCGCGTTGTCCGTCCAGGACAGCAGGGTTTCAAGGATCGACATCGCCTGTTGCTTGTTGACCGGCTTGGAGGTCGAGAAGCTCACGTCACCCTTAACGCCCTGGGCGATGCTGTAATTCTCGTGCAGCAGGTCGCCCATGATGCTGTTGATCACCGCTTCGATGGGCTGGTTGGTGAAGTTGAAGACGATATCGCCCTGCTCTTTATTACCGGCAGGCGTGGCTCCCCGGGCAGCAGGCGTCGGCGCAGGTTTGCGGATGAACTGCTGGCTGCCACGTATCAACTGCCGCGTTGGCGCACTGGCGGCCTGGGGCTGCTGGGCGTCTACAGGGGGCAGTTCGCTGCGCGGGTCAACCGGAGGGCGCTGTGAGCCGGTGCCATTGAGTGCCTCGCGCAGCATGTCGGTGTCTTGATCGTAGGTGTTGGGCGTGGCCGCACAGCCGCCGAGAGCGACGGCGGTGGCCAGGCACAACATGGGCGTGCGCAAGGTGGCTATTTTACGAACTCCTGAAAAATTAGCGTTCACTGAGTGGACTCACGAGGAAGAGAAATCGGTGGGGTATTGGAAGGCGGTGGCAGGCGCAGCGCGCGCAGGTTCAAGCTTTGCGTGCGCCCCTCAGACGTAAAATCGGCCTGGGTCGGGGTCAGCTTTTCCAGCTTCCAGCCGTTGGGCAATGCCTGGCCTTGATGAACTTTGAGCGGCGGCCCGTCGGCGCGTTTGATCAACGCCACGCGCAGCTCGCCGTCGAGCAGGACCCCGGTCAGGGTCAGGCCGGCCAGATTCGAAGCTTGAGCCTGCTGCGTGGAGCGATCCGCGCTGCGGTCAGTACTGAACAATGGCGCTTGCCAGGTTCCAGAAAGGCTTTCAAGGGTCGCGGTCGGCGCAACGTGTGCTTTGGCGCCCGCGTCCTGCGGGGTACGCGGCG of the Paucimonas lemoignei genome contains:
- a CDS encoding phospholipase/carboxylesterase; the protein is MLKMFAALLFAVTGFAQAALPLQTDLPLKYVAQTHADTEDRPLVIFMHGYGSNELDLFGINFALPKDYNYLSVRAPVTLQEGRYQWFTQKPNSPDYDGVTVDLKRSGQVLRQFIEQATVKYHTQASKVYLVGFSQGAMMTYEVALRDPKLVGGIAALSGKVLPVLKTELKPDPALKDLNVFIGHGNADMRVPYSGATQAQSYLTTLGLKPQLHAYAGVGHSISQAEVADLNVWLQGVVK
- the xpsD gene encoding general secretion pathway protein D, encoding MLCLATAVALGGCAATPNTYDQDTDMLREALNGTGSQRPPVDPRSELPPVDAQQPQAASAPTRQLIRGSQQFIRKPAPTPAARGATPAGNKEQGDIVFNFTNQPIEAVINSIMGDLLHENYSIAQGVKGDVSFSTSKPVNKQQAMSILETLLSWTDNAMIKQGDRYVILPANQAVAGKLVPEMTVSQPAAGMSARLFPLRYISATEMQKLLKPFARENAFLLVDPARNVLSMSGTPDELANYQDTIDTFDVDWLKGMSVGVFGLQRASVGELMPELQKMFGPDSGMPLAGMVRFLPIERTNSVVAISSQPEYLREVGEWIHTIDEGGGNEPQMYVYDVRNMKATDLAKYLRQIYGTGAIKDDSAAKVAPGLRTRSLSSLSSNSSSGGMGGNGGLSNGMGGGMGGGMNSAGGMGMGGNQNASVDEEQDAEAEGSDEGMDSEADGGAEQGGSPNASKGIDASTRITAQKSSNQLLVRTRPAQWKEIESAIKRLDNVPLQVQIETRILEVNLSGELDLGVQWYLGRLAGNSSTTNIENTPGSQGALGAGGAALGSSSLFYSFVSSNLQVALKALETNGRTQVLSAPSLVVMNNQQAQIQVGDNIPISQTTVNTNVSNTTLSSVEYVQTGVILDVVPRINPGGLVYMDIQQQVSNADLTSISGNQTNPNISTRSVSTQVAVQSGQTVLLGGLIKQDNAENGSSVPYLGKIPGLRWLFGTTSKSKARTELIVLITPRVITSSSQSRQVTDDYRQQMQLLKPGRANQPIGDF
- a CDS encoding general secretion pathway protein N, which encodes MIGSLRSTEWALLGLAGMLVLAIAGILGGVANSPDWLPEQPPRTPQDAGAKAHVAPTATLESLSGTWQAPLFSTDRSADRSTQQAQASNLAGLTLTGVLLDGELRVALIKRADGPPLKVHQGQALPNGWKLEKLTPTQADFTSEGRTQSLNLRALRLPPPSNTPPISLPRESTQ